From the genome of Gemmatimonas phototrophica, one region includes:
- the trpA gene encoding tryptophan synthase subunit alpha: protein MTTSPDALSPATSRLTARFAALAAAGRKALVCYVTAGHPDPARSVALIRGLVDAGADVIEVGVPFSDPLADGPVIQQSSQTALDHGITLERTLDIVREAAVGVPIVLFSYLNPIIAGGPEVLARARAAGVDGVLVTDLPVGADPVREQWFGASGLDFVRLVAPTTPAPRMEEIGRHGGGFVYLISRLGVTGERAALADDLPETVARLRASTSLPLCIGFGISTPEQAQAAARLGDGVVVGSALVRAAGNSVEEAIALTVSLRAALDAL from the coding sequence GTGACTACTTCGCCTGACGCTCTTTCGCCTGCCACATCCCGTCTGACGGCGCGCTTTGCGGCGTTGGCTGCGGCGGGGCGGAAGGCTCTCGTCTGTTATGTCACGGCCGGCCACCCGGATCCGGCGCGGAGTGTGGCGCTCATCCGGGGGTTGGTCGATGCAGGTGCCGATGTGATCGAGGTGGGAGTGCCGTTCTCCGATCCTCTGGCAGACGGTCCGGTCATCCAGCAGAGTTCACAGACCGCCCTGGACCACGGCATCACATTGGAGCGCACGCTGGACATCGTGCGTGAGGCGGCCGTTGGTGTGCCCATCGTCCTGTTCAGTTACCTCAACCCCATTATCGCCGGGGGCCCGGAGGTTTTGGCGCGCGCGCGCGCCGCGGGTGTGGATGGGGTCTTGGTCACGGATCTGCCCGTTGGCGCCGATCCCGTTCGTGAACAATGGTTTGGTGCGAGCGGACTGGATTTCGTGCGTTTAGTTGCTCCCACCACGCCAGCGCCGCGCATGGAAGAGATTGGTCGCCATGGCGGCGGATTCGTCTACCTGATCAGTCGATTGGGCGTAACCGGCGAGCGCGCCGCCTTGGCCGATGACCTGCCGGAAACGGTGGCTCGGTTGCGCGCCTCCACCAGCCTGCCGCTGTGCATCGGATTCGGCATTTCCACTCCGGAGCAGGCGCAGGCGGCGGCTCGCCTCGGCGATGGCGTGGTGGTCGGGAGTGCGCTGGTGCGGGCGGCGGGCAACAGTGTGGAGGAAGCCATTGCCCTGACCGTGTCATTGCGCGCGGCGTTGGATGCCCTCTAA
- a CDS encoding HD-GYP domain-containing protein → MTMPGSAGTMARPDGIGDPSGQKAARAFVVAMNSAIRAVRLYPVENAAVQKAIAELGNTADRVRESEGGCALRRVGDYLFVNETRLRLTFDNYAAVASLLGMFREAGIGGIGLFDKPQPRAWVVLLSFLQSPPLEYPEEDRLAQLSSRLDSAQVHDFELFPSTDENEDLDTDLDAKEKARQTYVRSLDVTREVITSARLGRSPGLKRVKRAVQGIVDSILTDSASMIGLTTLRDFDEYTFVHSVNVCILAVALGRRLGLTKIQLLDLGLAALLHDIGKSRVPLDLLNKRGQLEPEERLVLQTHTWQGVLAMFALPTGGVRPWRSMTAAYEHHMRTDLSGYPKVARPRKLSLYSKIISVADGFDAATTTRVYQDSPWTPADVLRGMRDNPRLGLDPVVVKAFINLTGIYPVGTVVVLDTFELAIVMAANPDATALSRPIIRILMDDRGNLIDDPTLVDLTAQVTTGQFARTIIRTEDPQRYGINIGDYFA, encoded by the coding sequence ATGACCATGCCGGGGAGTGCGGGAACCATGGCCCGGCCGGACGGAATCGGCGATCCCAGCGGCCAGAAGGCCGCACGCGCCTTCGTCGTCGCCATGAACAGCGCCATTCGCGCGGTGCGTCTGTATCCGGTGGAGAACGCGGCCGTTCAGAAGGCGATCGCCGAACTGGGCAATACCGCAGATCGGGTCCGGGAGTCGGAAGGTGGGTGTGCGTTACGGCGAGTGGGCGACTACCTCTTCGTCAACGAGACACGCCTGCGCCTGACCTTCGACAACTATGCAGCCGTGGCGTCGCTGCTCGGCATGTTTCGCGAAGCGGGCATCGGTGGAATCGGCCTGTTTGACAAGCCGCAGCCTCGGGCGTGGGTGGTGCTGCTGTCGTTTCTGCAATCGCCGCCGCTCGAATACCCTGAAGAAGACCGACTCGCACAACTTTCATCGCGGCTGGATTCCGCGCAGGTGCACGACTTCGAACTCTTCCCGTCTACGGATGAGAACGAGGATCTCGATACTGATCTGGACGCGAAGGAGAAGGCACGGCAAACGTATGTTCGCTCCCTGGACGTCACCCGGGAAGTAATCACGTCAGCGCGGCTCGGACGCAGTCCGGGCCTCAAGCGCGTCAAACGGGCAGTGCAGGGCATCGTGGATTCCATCCTAACGGATTCCGCGTCCATGATTGGTTTGACGACGTTACGCGATTTCGACGAATACACCTTCGTGCACAGCGTCAATGTCTGCATTCTGGCGGTGGCGCTTGGACGACGATTGGGATTGACCAAGATTCAGCTGCTCGATCTCGGATTGGCGGCCTTGCTGCATGACATTGGCAAATCGCGTGTTCCGCTGGATCTGCTGAACAAGCGGGGCCAGTTGGAGCCGGAGGAGCGCCTCGTGTTGCAGACGCATACCTGGCAGGGCGTCCTCGCGATGTTCGCCTTGCCCACCGGCGGCGTACGGCCGTGGCGCTCCATGACGGCGGCCTACGAGCATCATATGCGCACCGACCTGTCCGGCTATCCGAAGGTCGCGCGGCCGCGGAAGCTGTCGCTGTACAGCAAGATCATCTCGGTTGCTGACGGCTTTGATGCCGCGACCACAACGCGCGTCTATCAGGACTCCCCGTGGACGCCCGCGGATGTGCTGCGAGGGATGCGCGACAACCCGCGCCTCGGGCTTGATCCCGTGGTGGTCAAGGCATTCATCAACCTTACGGGGATATATCCCGTAGGCACGGTCGTTGTGCTGGATACGTTTGAATTGGCAATTGTCATGGCGGCCAATCCGGATGCCACGGCATTGTCTCGACCGATCATCCGAATCCTAATGGACGATCGCGGCAATCTGATCGATGATCCCACGCTGGTGGACCTTACGGCGCAGGTGACAACCGGTCAGTTTGCACGGACGATCATCCGCACAGAGGACCCGCAACGCTATGGCATCAACATCGGTGACTACTTCGCCTGA
- a CDS encoding HEAT repeat domain-containing protein, whose translation MTVSAHEAEVISPQAISAVEDALRAFAKALRAVQLYLPNNPTRAQSLEQARQAFMRVWPYASPLDIQVREASFMFEERVVYQDVERGTESLPWFLYRDGIRTMSFLPGFEGEDIETVLGLLHKARTASTDDDDLVTMLWVADLACVTYRYIESNGATDLVMASGDRPGVASQLPGELPLAVPPAETQAPGDGPPGLVRVDDFDSTLYFLEPREAAYLQDELKREYTEDQRKLVLASLFDIVELQPKAEAQLEALAILDQLVLECLTLGEYELVAYTLREAAATARQESVNVKVADGLRELPARLSEPHVIAQLLHALDESARTPVASLLEGLFAELRPTALEPLVAWLGAAPSSPARASIERASLRLAGANTAELAKLLEHSQDTVVRGALRLVSQLATPAAVPGLARILRGADPKLRAEAVTALADIGSPAALQSLERSIDDADREVRVATYRAIGARKHTGALPRLLDAIRRKDIRAADLGEKMALFEAFGGMCGDAGVGELDGILNARGLLGAKEPPEMRACAARALGLVGTRNAVASLQKAADTKDVVVRSAVARAMRGGT comes from the coding sequence ATGACCGTTTCGGCACATGAAGCAGAAGTGATATCGCCGCAGGCGATTTCGGCCGTCGAGGATGCGCTGCGCGCATTCGCGAAGGCGCTTCGTGCCGTTCAGTTGTATCTGCCGAACAACCCGACCCGCGCCCAGAGTCTTGAGCAGGCGAGGCAGGCGTTCATGCGAGTCTGGCCGTATGCATCGCCTCTCGACATTCAGGTGCGCGAAGCCTCGTTCATGTTCGAGGAGCGGGTGGTGTATCAGGATGTCGAGCGGGGCACCGAATCCCTTCCGTGGTTCCTCTATCGCGACGGAATTCGCACGATGTCGTTTCTCCCCGGGTTTGAGGGTGAGGACATCGAGACGGTACTGGGGCTCCTCCACAAGGCACGCACCGCATCCACCGACGATGACGATCTCGTCACGATGCTCTGGGTGGCTGACCTGGCCTGCGTGACCTATCGCTACATCGAGAGCAATGGGGCCACCGACTTGGTCATGGCCTCAGGGGATCGACCGGGCGTTGCGAGTCAGCTGCCTGGTGAACTGCCCCTCGCCGTTCCGCCGGCGGAAACCCAGGCGCCTGGCGACGGCCCTCCGGGGCTGGTGCGCGTGGATGACTTCGACTCCACTCTGTACTTTCTGGAGCCGCGTGAGGCGGCGTATCTGCAGGATGAGTTGAAACGTGAGTATACGGAGGATCAGCGAAAGCTGGTGCTGGCGAGCCTGTTCGACATCGTCGAATTGCAGCCGAAGGCCGAAGCGCAACTGGAAGCGCTGGCCATCCTCGACCAGCTGGTCCTTGAGTGTCTGACGTTGGGGGAGTACGAGTTGGTGGCCTATACTCTGCGCGAAGCCGCGGCCACCGCCCGTCAGGAGTCCGTGAATGTGAAAGTCGCCGACGGGCTGCGGGAACTGCCCGCGCGCCTGAGCGAACCGCACGTCATTGCGCAATTGCTGCATGCGCTCGACGAAAGCGCCCGCACCCCGGTGGCGTCGTTGCTTGAGGGCCTGTTTGCCGAGTTGCGCCCCACGGCCCTTGAGCCACTGGTGGCCTGGCTCGGCGCCGCGCCGTCGTCACCGGCGCGCGCGTCCATTGAACGTGCCTCCCTGCGTCTGGCGGGGGCCAACACGGCCGAACTGGCCAAGCTGCTGGAGCACTCGCAGGATACGGTCGTGCGCGGAGCGCTGCGGTTGGTCTCGCAGCTGGCGACCCCAGCCGCGGTGCCGGGACTGGCAAGAATTCTGCGCGGCGCGGATCCGAAGCTTCGTGCGGAGGCGGTAACGGCACTGGCCGACATCGGATCCCCAGCGGCCTTGCAGTCGCTGGAACGCTCGATCGATGACGCCGACCGTGAAGTCCGAGTGGCAACCTACCGGGCCATTGGTGCCCGGAAGCACACCGGCGCCCTGCCGCGCTTGCTCGATGCCATCAGGCGCAAGGATATCCGTGCTGCCGATCTTGGCGAAAAGATGGCGCTGTTCGAAGCGTTCGGCGGTATGTGCGGGGACGCGGGTGTGGGTGAACTCGACGGTATCCTGAATGCCCGCGGATTACTGGGAGCCAAGGAGCCGCCGGAAATGCGCGCCTGTGCGGCGCGCGCCCTTGGTCTCGTAGGGACACGCAACGCCGTCGCGTCACTGCAAAAGGCCGCCGATACGAAGGACGTGGTGGTTCGCAGTGCCGTGGCCCGCGCCATGCGAGGCGGAACATGA
- the trpB gene encoding tryptophan synthase subunit beta has product MTMVESAGTATTDRFGPFGGRYVPETLIPALDHLEASFEAIRHDAAFQAELDGLLREYVGRPTALTFAPRLSARIGAPVWMKREDLNHTGAHKINNTVGQAMLARRMGKTRIIAETGAGQHGVATATICARFGLTCVVYMGEEDMQRQALNVFRMRLMGATVVPVTSGTRTLKDATTEAIRDWVTNVNDSHYIIGSVVGPAPYPRMVREFQSVIGHEARAQMLAKVGQLPKTVVACVGGGSNAMGIFAGFVQDPDVELVGVEAAGEGLDTDRHSASITKGTPGVLHGSLSYLLQDAAGQVHPAHSISAGLDYPGVGPEHAWLHDSGRAEYVAVTDTDALRGVALLSRLEGIIPALETAHAVAWIEREAGRWSEQEPVLLCVSGRGDKDVGTISQYTLPEV; this is encoded by the coding sequence ATGACGATGGTCGAGAGCGCGGGGACGGCGACAACTGATCGTTTCGGTCCCTTCGGTGGTCGATATGTGCCGGAAACCCTCATACCGGCACTGGATCACCTGGAGGCCTCATTCGAGGCGATCCGTCACGATGCCGCGTTTCAGGCGGAACTCGATGGTTTGCTGCGGGAGTACGTGGGACGGCCCACCGCACTGACCTTCGCACCGCGTCTCAGCGCGCGCATTGGCGCTCCGGTGTGGATGAAGCGCGAAGATCTCAATCATACCGGCGCCCACAAAATCAACAATACGGTAGGGCAGGCGATGCTGGCGCGCCGCATGGGGAAGACGCGCATCATCGCCGAGACCGGTGCCGGTCAGCATGGCGTGGCCACGGCGACCATCTGCGCACGATTTGGCCTGACCTGCGTGGTGTACATGGGCGAGGAAGATATGCAGCGCCAGGCGCTCAATGTCTTTCGTATGCGCCTCATGGGGGCCACGGTGGTGCCGGTTACGTCTGGTACCCGCACACTGAAAGACGCCACCACGGAAGCGATTCGTGACTGGGTCACGAACGTCAACGACAGCCACTACATCATCGGCTCCGTGGTTGGTCCGGCGCCGTATCCCCGCATGGTACGTGAGTTCCAGTCGGTGATTGGCCATGAAGCCCGGGCGCAGATGCTGGCCAAGGTGGGGCAGTTGCCCAAAACCGTGGTGGCTTGTGTGGGCGGTGGCTCAAACGCCATGGGGATCTTTGCTGGCTTTGTGCAGGATCCCGATGTGGAACTGGTCGGGGTGGAAGCCGCCGGAGAAGGGCTGGATACCGATCGCCACAGCGCCTCCATCACCAAGGGGACGCCGGGGGTGCTGCACGGATCACTCTCCTATCTGCTTCAGGACGCCGCCGGTCAGGTGCACCCCGCCCACTCCATCTCGGCGGGACTCGACTATCCCGGCGTCGGCCCCGAGCACGCCTGGCTCCACGATAGCGGTCGGGCCGAGTATGTCGCGGTCACCGATACGGATGCGTTGCGTGGAGTGGCCTTGCTCAGTCGTCTGGAGGGTATCATTCCGGCGCTCGAGACGGCGCACGCCGTGGCGTGGATCGAACGGGAAGCCGGTCGGTGGTCCGAACAGGAACCCGTGCTGCTCTGCGTCAGCGGTCGCGGCGACAAGGATGTCGGTACCATCAGCCAATACACGCTCCCAGAGGTATGA
- a CDS encoding phosphoribosylanthranilate isomerase translates to MVSGAFPSSPAIKICGLTRPADAADAERLGASFLGGILAGGPRLLSLDAARVVLGPRRHTVRRVAVFGEQKVEEIRVIAQELDLDVIQLHGTQTVDEVAHLAQITARTVWPVLRVAGSTLPGHAVALARATGYLVLDAHVVGQLGGTGVALDWSGLRAAVEALRQQVPLVQLILAGGLRPANVAQAIQLLSPQVVDVSSGVEAAPGVKDPALVQQFVTAVRGAAETQQ, encoded by the coding sequence ATGGTTTCCGGTGCGTTCCCGTCATCGCCCGCCATCAAAATCTGTGGGCTGACCCGGCCCGCGGACGCCGCTGATGCCGAGCGTCTGGGTGCCTCCTTCCTCGGGGGCATTCTCGCCGGCGGCCCGCGATTGCTCTCGCTCGACGCGGCGCGTGTCGTCCTTGGCCCGCGTCGTCACACCGTGCGACGCGTCGCCGTCTTTGGCGAGCAGAAGGTGGAGGAGATACGCGTCATCGCTCAAGAGCTCGATCTCGATGTGATACAGTTGCACGGGACCCAAACAGTGGACGAGGTAGCGCACCTCGCGCAGATAACGGCGCGGACGGTGTGGCCGGTGCTCCGGGTGGCGGGCAGCACGTTGCCCGGCCATGCGGTGGCATTGGCACGAGCGACGGGCTATCTCGTGCTCGATGCGCATGTGGTGGGACAGTTGGGAGGGACCGGAGTCGCATTGGATTGGTCCGGACTGCGCGCTGCGGTGGAGGCCCTTCGGCAGCAGGTTCCGTTGGTCCAGCTGATTCTGGCCGGAGGGCTGCGGCCCGCAAATGTGGCGCAGGCCATCCAGTTGCTTTCGCCGCAGGTCGTCGACGTATCTTCCGGTGTGGAAGCGGCGCCCGGTGTGAAGGATCCGGCGCTGGTACAACAGTTCGTGACAGCGGTGCGTGGCGCCGCGGAGACGCAGCAATGA
- a CDS encoding indole-3-glycerol phosphate synthase TrpC has protein sequence MTQDAHARAAAVQGSLGELRARALDAPPPIPFASALRGPHLQVIAEVKRASPSKGLIAPGLDAAAQAAAYVAGGAAAISVLTEPSRFGGTLADLDAVARAVAVPAIRKDFLVHPVQLWEARAAGASAALLIVRALSPQELRTMIDAAAEAGLSTLVEIRDLGELDRALAVNATVIGVNNRNLETLVIDPATAPGLIPCIPAHCIAVAESGMRTVADVGPAAEAGADAILVGSAISAAADPADQVRALAGVSRRLSPRQAADARDRIAG, from the coding sequence TTGACGCAAGACGCCCATGCCCGGGCCGCCGCCGTTCAGGGCAGTCTCGGCGAACTGCGGGCGCGGGCCCTGGATGCGCCGCCGCCCATCCCGTTTGCCAGCGCGCTGCGTGGTCCCCACCTCCAGGTCATCGCGGAGGTTAAGCGCGCCTCGCCCTCCAAGGGGCTCATTGCGCCTGGACTCGACGCCGCGGCGCAGGCCGCCGCGTATGTGGCCGGCGGCGCGGCCGCAATCTCGGTGCTCACCGAACCCAGCCGCTTTGGTGGGACGCTCGCCGATCTGGATGCCGTCGCCCGGGCGGTCGCCGTCCCGGCCATTCGCAAAGACTTTCTGGTACACCCCGTTCAACTCTGGGAAGCCCGTGCTGCCGGGGCATCTGCCGCCCTGCTCATCGTGCGCGCCCTGTCTCCGCAGGAACTGCGTACCATGATCGACGCCGCCGCCGAAGCCGGCCTCTCCACTCTGGTGGAAATCCGCGACCTGGGAGAACTCGACCGCGCGCTCGCCGTGAACGCGACGGTCATTGGCGTCAACAATCGCAACCTCGAAACGCTGGTCATTGATCCGGCTACGGCACCCGGCCTCATCCCCTGCATTCCGGCGCACTGTATCGCGGTCGCCGAAAGCGGAATGCGAACGGTGGCCGATGTCGGTCCAGCGGCAGAGGCCGGCGCGGATGCCATTCTGGTGGGAAGCGCCATCTCCGCCGCCGCCGATCCGGCCGATCAGGTCCGGGCATTGGCTGGCGTGTCCCGGCGCCTCAGTCCACGGCAGGCCGCAGACGCCCGCGACCGAATTGCGGGCTGA
- the lexA gene encoding transcriptional repressor LexA, which produces MPLTKRQREILSYLSEYNEANGYAPSFEEIASQFNYNSLATVHEHLTNLERKGYIKRSYNESRAIEILPSEIYQRSVELPLLGSVAAGAPLEAMHTGETMAVPDGFLRKSGSHYVLRVKGDSMIEEQIRDGDYVVINDKQAADNGEMVIALLDGSGATVKRYYRERDGRIRLQPANETMQPMFVHEDSVRIQGIVVGVLRRY; this is translated from the coding sequence ATGCCGCTTACCAAGCGACAGCGGGAAATTTTGTCGTACCTGTCGGAGTACAACGAAGCCAACGGCTACGCGCCCAGCTTCGAAGAAATCGCCTCGCAGTTCAACTATAACTCGCTGGCTACGGTCCACGAGCATCTCACCAATCTCGAGCGCAAGGGCTACATCAAGCGCTCGTACAACGAGAGTCGTGCCATCGAGATTCTCCCATCGGAGATCTACCAGCGATCGGTAGAGCTTCCGCTGCTTGGTTCGGTGGCGGCCGGTGCGCCGCTGGAAGCGATGCACACGGGCGAAACCATGGCGGTGCCCGATGGGTTCCTGCGAAAGAGCGGGAGTCATTACGTGTTGCGCGTCAAAGGCGACTCCATGATCGAGGAGCAGATCCGCGACGGCGATTACGTGGTCATCAACGACAAACAAGCGGCCGATAACGGGGAAATGGTTATCGCCTTGCTGGACGGGTCGGGGGCGACGGTCAAGCGCTATTATCGGGAGCGGGATGGTCGCATTCGCCTGCAACCAGCCAACGAGACCATGCAGCCCATGTTCGTCCATGAGGATAGCGTGCGCATTCAGGGAATCGTGGTCGGCGTGCTCCGGCGGTACTGA
- the trpD gene encoding anthranilate phosphoribosyltransferase yields MSGEALAHAVKRLAQHDQLDAQALRSAFGAIMRGEGSPVQVAGLLMGLRVKGETADEVAGVVQALRDAMIVLPAEAPESLVDTCGTGGGSLTTFNISTAAALLAAGMGVRVAKHGNRSFTSRSGSADVLEALGVIVDMTPEAMASTLEEAGIVFMFAPLMHPALRHVGPIRRELAVPTVMNIVGPLANPARAGRQVVGVAERGRLALLADTLNALGSVRAMVVHGEPGLDEISPLGPTYVREIANGSARDWMIDPADYGIPAVNLEDLAGGDPTQNAEVIEAVLQGNGPAGARAAVLLNAAAARYVSRDDMSFADAVADTRLALDAGAGFAALGRLRAASRTAATRWPRAR; encoded by the coding sequence ATGTCCGGTGAAGCACTGGCGCACGCTGTCAAACGGCTTGCGCAGCACGACCAACTCGATGCCCAGGCGCTGCGTTCAGCATTCGGCGCGATCATGCGCGGTGAGGGCTCCCCCGTGCAGGTTGCGGGATTGCTGATGGGATTGCGCGTGAAGGGAGAAACGGCCGACGAGGTGGCCGGCGTGGTCCAAGCCCTTCGCGATGCCATGATCGTGTTGCCTGCCGAGGCGCCGGAGTCCCTGGTGGATACCTGTGGGACCGGCGGCGGTTCTCTGACCACATTTAATATTTCCACGGCCGCCGCCCTGCTTGCCGCCGGGATGGGCGTCCGTGTGGCCAAGCATGGCAATCGCTCCTTTACATCGCGGTCGGGCAGTGCTGATGTTCTGGAAGCGTTGGGCGTGATTGTTGACATGACCCCCGAAGCCATGGCCAGCACCCTCGAGGAGGCGGGGATCGTTTTCATGTTCGCCCCCCTCATGCATCCGGCACTGCGGCATGTGGGGCCCATTCGCCGAGAGCTTGCGGTGCCCACCGTGATGAACATCGTGGGCCCGTTGGCGAATCCCGCCCGCGCCGGACGGCAGGTGGTGGGTGTTGCCGAACGTGGGCGACTGGCATTACTGGCAGATACGCTCAACGCCTTGGGGAGTGTTCGGGCGATGGTCGTGCACGGTGAGCCCGGGCTCGATGAGATTTCGCCTCTCGGCCCCACCTATGTTCGGGAAATCGCCAACGGGTCGGCGCGCGATTGGATGATTGACCCGGCGGACTACGGCATTCCCGCCGTCAATCTGGAAGATTTGGCGGGTGGCGACCCAACCCAGAACGCCGAGGTCATTGAGGCGGTACTGCAGGGGAACGGCCCGGCCGGCGCGCGTGCCGCCGTGCTGTTGAACGCGGCGGCGGCACGCTACGTGAGCCGGGATGACATGAGCTTCGCCGACGCCGTTGCCGACACACGCCTCGCGCTCGACGCCGGGGCAGGGTTTGCCGCGCTCGGACGGTTACGCGCCGCGTCGCGCACGGCGGCCACCCGCTGGCCGCGCGCACGCTGA
- a CDS encoding GAF domain-containing protein: protein MPPRSLASLAHALAAAPDLDNALIALGECLAELDRGASLALIQFDARREMLRDRLTPVGAQVVRSSMETTFDHLPEPVRTRILAGGPFIDVTDRSADYARLCGFSTMLEGGVLSVRGVKVEGLLGAVLALYEPRKIFGTRTTERLAPAIALFDLAYVRLAERDAREEAVRTLEDVTQRVHGEYVRKLSVLEAELREVRNTPREVPAINPAEMIAVQAEAARAVEEARRAARKAELADQQLTSAVSQLEQAHIELHRRSEALRQRTRTLYLVDRALTLDAETTDARRLVDALLALVGDDMQAQRCSLMLRSPEPDYLYLAAARGIAPNVVEGMRIRIGEGVAGRVAAAREPLLVQDVREAAQHPLLRDQYFTTGSFISFPLVYHGELVGVLNLTNRAQRGVYTDEDVERVRLLGLVISLIASRNGLPDRLLETLDVR from the coding sequence ATGCCTCCACGCTCACTCGCTTCGCTGGCCCATGCCCTTGCGGCGGCCCCCGACCTCGACAACGCCCTCATCGCCCTTGGCGAGTGCCTGGCGGAGTTGGATCGGGGGGCGTCGCTCGCGCTTATCCAGTTTGACGCCCGACGGGAGATGCTCCGGGACCGCTTGACCCCGGTGGGGGCGCAAGTCGTCCGCAGTAGCATGGAGACGACGTTTGACCACCTGCCGGAACCGGTGCGCACGCGAATTCTCGCGGGTGGTCCCTTTATCGACGTGACTGACCGCTCCGCGGACTATGCCCGGCTCTGTGGTTTTTCCACGATGCTGGAGGGTGGAGTGCTGTCCGTACGCGGCGTGAAGGTGGAGGGACTGCTGGGCGCCGTGCTGGCGCTGTATGAGCCTCGGAAGATCTTCGGTACCCGCACCACCGAGCGGCTTGCCCCGGCCATTGCCTTGTTCGACCTCGCCTATGTGCGGCTGGCTGAACGGGATGCCCGTGAAGAGGCCGTACGCACACTCGAAGACGTGACCCAGCGGGTGCACGGCGAATACGTGCGCAAGTTGAGTGTCTTGGAAGCGGAGCTGCGCGAGGTCCGCAATACGCCGCGAGAGGTTCCCGCGATCAATCCGGCCGAAATGATCGCTGTTCAGGCGGAAGCCGCGCGCGCTGTGGAAGAAGCACGGCGAGCAGCCCGCAAAGCCGAACTTGCTGACCAGCAGCTCACGTCGGCCGTGTCGCAATTGGAGCAGGCGCATATCGAGTTACATCGGCGGAGCGAGGCGCTTCGGCAGCGGACGCGCACATTGTACCTGGTGGATCGCGCCCTGACGCTGGACGCCGAAACTACCGACGCCCGTCGTTTGGTTGACGCGCTGCTGGCGCTGGTGGGTGACGATATGCAGGCACAGCGCTGTTCGCTGATGTTGCGCTCGCCGGAGCCGGACTATCTCTACCTGGCCGCGGCCCGCGGGATTGCGCCCAATGTCGTGGAAGGCATGCGCATTCGCATTGGTGAAGGGGTCGCCGGGCGCGTCGCCGCCGCGCGGGAACCGTTGCTTGTGCAAGACGTTCGGGAAGCAGCGCAACATCCGTTGCTCCGTGATCAGTACTTTACCACCGGGAGCTTTATCAGCTTTCCGCTGGTCTATCACGGGGAATTGGTAGGGGTGCTCAACCTCACCAATCGCGCGCAACGTGGGGTTTATACGGACGAAGACGTGGAGCGCGTGCGCCTGCTGGGGCTCGTTATTTCGCTGATCGCCTCACGCAACGGGCTTCCTGATCGACTGCTGGAGACGCTGGATGTCCGGTGA
- the truA gene encoding tRNA pseudouridine(38-40) synthase TruA, protein MDPRPILLVTQYDGGRFAGWQRQPVARTVQGEMEAVLGRLCTVHIPAVGAGRTDAGVHAHGQGVGVRVPAHWTPERLRRAMNSLLPDDIWVAEATRMTPDFHPRRSAIERRYGYLVGTDESARSPFRRRTEWAVPRPLDPAALHAEAACLLGEHTFRAFAVAHTAPVDDHHRCLIHHAAWIPRDGGWTFEIAANRFLHHMVRFLVGTMIDVAQGRRPRGTIARLLVASTNAETAPPAPPHGLSLRQVIYPASCYAADA, encoded by the coding sequence ATGGACCCGCGACCGATCCTCCTGGTAACCCAGTACGACGGAGGGCGCTTCGCCGGCTGGCAGCGCCAACCCGTTGCCCGCACCGTTCAGGGCGAAATGGAAGCAGTACTGGGCCGGCTCTGTACGGTACACATTCCGGCCGTCGGGGCGGGACGCACCGACGCCGGCGTTCACGCCCATGGCCAGGGGGTTGGTGTACGGGTCCCGGCCCATTGGACCCCCGAGCGGCTGCGCCGCGCCATGAACTCGCTCCTGCCCGATGATATCTGGGTGGCCGAAGCGACCCGGATGACCCCGGATTTTCATCCCCGGCGGAGCGCAATCGAGCGCCGATATGGTTATCTTGTGGGGACAGACGAATCGGCACGATCGCCCTTCCGTCGGCGTACCGAATGGGCCGTCCCTCGGCCTCTCGATCCGGCGGCGTTACATGCGGAAGCCGCCTGTCTGTTGGGAGAACACACGTTTCGTGCTTTTGCCGTCGCTCACACAGCGCCGGTCGACGATCATCACCGCTGCCTTATTCATCATGCGGCGTGGATACCGCGCGACGGCGGCTGGACGTTTGAAATTGCGGCAAACCGATTTCTCCATCACATGGTGCGTTTTCTGGTTGGAACGATGATCGATGTGGCGCAGGGACGCCGTCCGCGCGGTACCATCGCGCGGTTGCTCGTTGCGTCCACAAACGCCGAGACCGCTCCGCCGGCACCTCCGCACGGTCTCTCGCTCCGTCAGGTCATTTACCCCGCGTCGTGCTACGCGGCAGACGCGTGA